Proteins co-encoded in one Halodesulfovibrio sp. genomic window:
- a CDS encoding amino acid ABC transporter permease translates to MDPFYTEQLLPAVNRGLLMSVMLIVPSAIMGQLLGIAVGCCRVFGNRLVQKLMDFYTALFRGVPLMVQLFILYYGLPKLGIYLEPEQAAIVGFTLCSGAYNSEYIRGALLSIREGQLKAAAALGMSKIQTVLWIVVPQAFRRALPGCGNEVIYLIKYSSLAYIITCIELTGEARGIAAHTFRFTEAFMVVGAYYLFLVTIAGWLLKKFEQHLYIPGFGVIKG, encoded by the coding sequence GTGGATCCATTTTACACAGAACAACTGCTTCCTGCTGTAAACAGGGGGCTGCTCATGAGCGTAATGCTCATTGTTCCGTCCGCAATCATGGGGCAGCTTCTCGGTATTGCGGTTGGCTGCTGTCGCGTCTTCGGAAACAGGCTTGTGCAAAAGTTGATGGACTTTTATACAGCGCTGTTCCGCGGTGTTCCGCTCATGGTACAGCTTTTCATCCTTTATTATGGACTGCCTAAGCTTGGTATCTATTTGGAGCCGGAACAAGCAGCCATTGTCGGTTTTACTCTCTGTAGTGGCGCGTATAACTCTGAATACATTCGCGGTGCGTTACTTTCTATCCGCGAAGGACAGCTCAAAGCAGCTGCTGCGCTAGGTATGAGTAAAATTCAGACTGTCCTTTGGATTGTTGTCCCGCAGGCGTTCCGCAGGGCATTGCCAGGTTGTGGTAACGAGGTAATCTACCTCATCAAGTACTCATCGCTGGCGTATATCATTACATGTATCGAACTAACAGGCGAAGCGCGCGGCATTGCAGCGCACACTTTCCGCTTTACAGAAGCCTTTATGGTTGTCGGGGCATACTACTTGTTTCTTGTCACCATCGCTGGCTGGTTGCTGAAGAAGTTTGAGCAACATTTGTATATTCCGGGTTTCGGTGTCATCAAAGGTTAG
- a CDS encoding amino acid ABC transporter ATP-binding protein, producing the protein MPSENNTPILQMQGICKTLSGKEILRSVSLDINRGELKVLIGPSGAGKSTFLQCINYLLIPEQGQILLEGNVVDTGSKKELYAYRQQVGMIFQDFNLFDHLTAVDNVSIALRKVKGMSKREATDIAKKELKRVGLSDKGDLYPAELSGGQKQRVAIARALAMEPKVLLLDEPTSALDPELVGEVLSVIRDLAKEGLTMIMATHQMDFARALADEIVFMQQGEIIEHGSPTALLKEGSGTRTADFCNKLSDMCEELD; encoded by the coding sequence ATGCCAAGTGAGAACAACACCCCTATTTTGCAGATGCAGGGAATTTGCAAGACACTTAGCGGGAAAGAAATTTTACGATCAGTTTCTCTCGATATTAACCGCGGGGAACTCAAAGTGCTCATCGGGCCGTCCGGTGCGGGTAAATCTACATTTTTGCAGTGTATTAACTACCTGCTTATTCCAGAGCAGGGACAGATTCTTTTAGAAGGTAACGTAGTAGATACCGGCAGTAAAAAAGAGCTGTACGCATACCGCCAGCAGGTTGGTATGATCTTTCAGGACTTTAACCTATTCGATCACCTTACCGCTGTAGACAACGTTTCCATTGCTCTCCGTAAAGTGAAAGGCATGAGCAAACGGGAAGCAACCGATATTGCGAAGAAAGAACTTAAGCGGGTAGGGTTGTCCGATAAAGGAGATCTTTATCCTGCTGAGCTTTCTGGTGGTCAGAAGCAGCGCGTTGCAATTGCTCGTGCGCTTGCCATGGAGCCAAAGGTGCTTTTGCTTGATGAGCCGACCTCTGCGCTTGATCCAGAATTAGTGGGTGAGGTTCTTTCCGTAATCCGTGATCTTGCAAAAGAGGGGCTTACCATGATTATGGCAACCCACCAGATGGATTTTGCGCGAGCACTGGCGGATGAGATTGTATTTATGCAGCAGGGCGAAATTATCGAACACGGTTCTCCGACAGCACTTCTTAAAGAAGGTTCAGGAACACGTACCGCTGACTTCTGTAACAAGCTGTCTGATATGTGCGAGGAGCTTGACTAG
- a CDS encoding amino acid ABC transporter permease, with the protein MLEQLAVILDALPYILQGALVTLGIVGGAMSLGLVMGIPMAVGLVYGPRFVRFILGLYVWFFRGVPILTLMFLFYFGIFDLLGLNLSALAATSIVLGMTSAAYQSQIFRGSIEALPQGQLKASRALGMSDMQGVCNIILPQALRLSIPGWSNEFSIILKDSALAYVVGAMDMFTRTHFVASRTYEHLTLFMTAGAIYFIITLVGVKLLLTLEKKVRIPGYTT; encoded by the coding sequence ATGCTAGAACAGTTAGCAGTAATTTTAGATGCACTGCCATATATATTACAAGGTGCACTCGTGACGTTGGGTATAGTCGGGGGCGCAATGAGCCTCGGTCTAGTCATGGGTATTCCTATGGCAGTTGGTTTGGTCTACGGACCGCGATTTGTTCGCTTCATTCTCGGGCTCTATGTCTGGTTTTTCCGGGGAGTGCCAATTCTGACACTCATGTTCCTTTTTTACTTCGGCATTTTCGATTTGTTAGGACTAAACCTATCTGCTCTTGCAGCTACATCCATAGTATTGGGGATGACGAGTGCTGCCTACCAGTCACAAATTTTCCGAGGCTCTATAGAAGCCTTACCGCAAGGACAGCTTAAAGCGTCCCGTGCGTTGGGAATGTCAGACATGCAGGGTGTCTGTAATATCATTCTTCCACAGGCGTTGCGGTTGTCTATTCCCGGATGGTCCAACGAATTTTCTATTATCCTTAAAGACTCTGCGCTGGCGTATGTTGTGGGTGCAATGGATATGTTCACACGCACACATTTTGTTGCGTCCAGAACCTATGAACATCTCACCCTGTTTATGACTGCCGGTGCAATTTACTTTATTATTACCTTGGTGGGCGTAAAGCTGCTGCTCACTCTCGAAAAGAAAGTCCGTATTCCGGGCTATACCACGTAA
- a CDS encoding ABC transporter substrate-binding protein — MLRTTRLLIAALGLVLMFGTGAFAEKTYINGIDANYPPFAYVDKNGEPAGFDVDSLNWIAKKLGFQVVHKPMEWSTIVQSVLSNKIDMVYSGMTITPERAAKVNFSMPYYTVANVYAAKKGSGLTVDKIQHDKVRLGVQSGTPQVEWLKEHMAKEGWNFTLKFYDSAPLAFQDVMNGRIQAVAMDAAPVNDAIGRGLPLAVIDTFGDHEDFGVAINKDNPELLELINKGIKMLKADPYWEVLKEKHLKGGKH; from the coding sequence ATGCTTAGAACAACACGTCTGCTTATTGCAGCACTTGGTTTGGTTTTAATGTTCGGCACAGGAGCATTTGCAGAAAAAACCTATATTAACGGTATTGATGCAAACTACCCTCCTTTTGCGTATGTTGACAAAAATGGTGAACCAGCCGGTTTTGATGTCGATTCTTTAAATTGGATTGCAAAAAAACTCGGTTTTCAGGTTGTTCATAAGCCTATGGAATGGTCAACTATCGTACAGAGCGTGCTCTCAAATAAAATCGATATGGTTTACTCCGGCATGACCATTACTCCAGAACGCGCTGCAAAAGTGAATTTCTCCATGCCGTACTACACTGTTGCAAATGTCTACGCTGCTAAAAAAGGTTCCGGTCTTACTGTAGACAAAATACAGCACGATAAAGTACGTCTCGGTGTGCAGTCCGGCACCCCGCAGGTTGAATGGCTTAAAGAACACATGGCTAAAGAAGGCTGGAACTTTACTTTGAAGTTCTACGACTCTGCTCCGCTTGCATTTCAGGATGTTATGAATGGTCGTATTCAGGCTGTAGCAATGGATGCTGCTCCTGTTAACGATGCAATTGGTCGTGGACTGCCATTGGCTGTTATTGACACTTTCGGCGATCATGAAGACTTTGGTGTTGCTATCAATAAAGATAATCCAGAGCTTCTTGAATTGATCAACAAAGGTATCAAAATGCTGAAAGCTGATCCTTATTGGGAAGTTCTCAAAGAAAAGCATCTGAAGGGTGGCAAGCACTAA